A DNA window from Candidatus Peregrinibacteria bacterium contains the following coding sequences:
- the rpe gene encoding ribulose-phosphate 3-epimerase produces the protein MLEIKIAPSILSSDFGKLNEEIAEVEPFVDLIHVDVMDGHFVPNLTIGPAVVKSIKSNLPLDIHLMIENPEKYVEAFVEAVKKSGNEHAPIIGVQVEACEDLGATIRQIKELGAKVEIVYNPETPLDGIEEYLSDVDQVLLMTVHPGFGGQSFIEDVIPKIRKLREMAPNLDIEVDGGINAETIKLARDAGANVFVAGSYIFGAEDRVAAIESLRL, from the coding sequence ATGCTTGAAATAAAAATTGCACCGTCAATATTGTCATCGGACTTTGGAAAATTGAATGAGGAAATTGCAGAAGTTGAGCCGTTCGTGGATTTGATTCATGTGGATGTTATGGATGGACATTTTGTACCAAACCTTACTATTGGTCCGGCTGTTGTAAAAAGTATTAAGTCAAACTTACCATTGGATATTCATCTGATGATTGAGAATCCGGAAAAATATGTTGAGGCTTTTGTGGAAGCTGTGAAAAAATCCGGTAATGAGCATGCGCCGATTATTGGAGTGCAGGTCGAGGCTTGTGAAGACTTGGGTGCGACCATTCGTCAAATTAAGGAACTCGGTGCAAAAGTGGAAATTGTATATAATCCCGAAACTCCGCTTGATGGGATTGAGGAATATTTGAGTGATGTAGATCAGGTTTTACTTATGACTGTACACCCTGGATTTGGTGGCCAAAGTTTTATAGAAGATGTTATTCCAAAAATTCGAAAATTGCGAGAGATGGCTCCGAATCTTGATATAGAAGTTGACGGAGGTATTAACGCTGAAACCATTAAGCTTGCTCGCGATGCTGGAGCGAATGTTTTTGTTGCCGGTAGCTATATATTTGGCGCGGAGGATAGAGTGGCAGCTATTGAAAGCTTGAGGCTTTAG